One region of Candidatus Bathyarchaeota archaeon genomic DNA includes:
- a CDS encoding Ig-like domain-containing protein, whose amino-acid sequence MKNIKKTLLLLCLILLSTTTVLATTKGATWPNLPSDPVKMQLGSGSPNSYLSVTLTEVPSGYSVLDGAIYAGWCGDVDLDQATDIYVNLYSTLSASLPASLDSIDWNAVNYIINHPGDFNRVQIQEAIWYITDDTGPSDAIKAFAQTALDASAAGYQPGPGDKLGVFCIPSDSNSAQPIIIELQPPATPTIRTELSQTTITIDTGCSHNYGCHFHYSYCHHSYSNCYSGYSNCYSGYSRCSTGSYNCPSTTDSVVDTAFVTGVSGLPTPTGTITFQVSKDNGVTWSNYGSVKTLVDGVATSDSYAITAVGTYYFRAIYSGDSIYVGVQSGNFEEPLVVTYELKTTTTTTCLSDDSITLGKSVYDVAYVTSGATGKVRFEVSTDGVNFVQYGELKTLSYSCYKNSATSDSYTPAATGTYYFRAVYLGDSTHSGSQSGNTDEVLKVTSCNWGCGSWGWGYNPCGYYNGGCGSYGWYGGWSGYSWCR is encoded by the coding sequence ATGAAAAATATAAAGAAAACTCTATTACTCTTATGCCTCATCTTACTATCAACCACAACTGTACTAGCAACAACAAAAGGCGCAACTTGGCCAAACTTGCCTTCCGACCCCGTAAAAATGCAACTCGGTTCGGGAAGTCCGAACTCATATCTTTCTGTCACTTTAACTGAAGTGCCTTCAGGCTACAGCGTTCTCGATGGTGCTATATATGCCGGTTGGTGCGGAGATGTTGATCTCGACCAAGCTACGGATATATACGTAAATTTGTATTCAACCTTGAGTGCATCTTTACCTGCTTCTTTAGATTCAATTGACTGGAATGCGGTTAACTATATAATCAACCATCCTGGTGACTTCAATAGAGTGCAAATTCAAGAAGCCATATGGTACATTACCGACGACACTGGACCCAGCGATGCAATTAAAGCCTTTGCGCAGACTGCTCTTGATGCAAGTGCTGCCGGTTATCAACCCGGTCCAGGCGACAAATTAGGCGTATTCTGTATTCCAAGCGATTCGAATTCGGCTCAGCCAATTATAATTGAGCTCCAACCACCAGCAACCCCAACCATCCGAACGGAACTATCCCAAACAACCATTACCATAGATACTGGCTGCTCACACAATTACGGCTGCCATTTCCACTACTCTTACTGTCACCACTCTTACTCTAATTGCTACTCTGGCTATTCTAACTGTTACTCTGGATACAGTAGATGCTCCACTGGTAGCTACAACTGCCCATCAACAACCGATTCAGTAGTCGATACAGCTTTCGTAACTGGCGTTAGCGGTTTACCAACACCAACAGGCACAATCACATTCCAAGTCTCCAAAGACAACGGCGTCACCTGGAGTAACTATGGTAGCGTCAAAACGCTCGTTGATGGTGTCGCAACTTCCGATAGCTATGCAATCACTGCGGTGGGAACCTACTATTTCCGTGCCATCTATTCAGGCGACTCTATCTACGTCGGCGTACAAAGCGGTAACTTTGAAGAACCTCTAGTAGTTACATACGAACTGAAAACAACCACTACAACCACCTGCCTTTCTGATGACTCAATAACCCTCGGCAAATCCGTCTATGACGTCGCATACGTAACTAGCGGTGCAACGGGAAAAGTCCGATTTGAAGTTTCAACCGACGGCGTCAACTTCGTGCAATATGGCGAGCTAAAAACACTTTCATATAGTTGCTACAAAAACTCTGCAACATCCGATTCCTACACTCCAGCAGCAACCGGCACCTACTACTTCCGAGCAGTTTACCTTGGCGACTCAACTCACAGTGGGTCTCAAAGCGGCAACACCGACGAAGTCTTAAAAGTCACAAGTTGCAACTGGGGCTGCGGCTCTTGGGGCTGGGGATATAACCCATGCGGATACTATAACGGCGGCTGCGGCAGCTACGGCTGGTACGGCGGCTGGTCAGGTTATAGTTGGTGTCGCTAA
- a CDS encoding RPA12/RPB9/RPC11 RNA polymerase family protein, translating to MEFCAECGSRLQPTKIRSQDQVLLILTCTKCGSKKQETIDPSEVVNGKVIEHSPKQLVAVISREEQDLHILPTIRSDCPKCGNNTANVWQVQTRGSDESSTQFIRCVKCGYTFREYT from the coding sequence ATGGAATTTTGTGCGGAATGCGGTTCACGACTTCAACCGACAAAAATTCGTTCCCAAGACCAAGTTCTTCTGATTTTGACTTGCACTAAATGTGGAAGCAAAAAGCAAGAAACAATCGACCCCAGCGAAGTAGTTAACGGAAAAGTCATCGAACACAGCCCTAAACAGTTAGTCGCCGTTATAAGCCGAGAAGAACAAGACCTTCACATACTGCCTACTATACGCTCCGATTGTCCGAAATGCGGGAACAACACGGCCAACGTGTGGCAGGTTCAGACACGAGGCAGCGACGAATCGTCCACGCAGTTCATACGCTGCGTAAAATGCGGCTACACATTCAGAGAATACACATAA
- a CDS encoding PQQ-like beta-propeller repeat protein, whose amino-acid sequence MKKNTTILLALLLLTSMAAPLAISLPAASAATEASNRSFLYVGVSPHTIGLGQETLIVAWTADMPTDVGETAGTVSAPNGRAAWNNLMTVNIVKPDGTNETKTLPRTDPVGATYIGYTPDAVGEYMIQVYFPGEWKNTTAAHTYWQPAWSQPVNLTVQQEATPNWIETPLTTDWWTRPLNSANREWFVLAGSWLGSAANYYPVGTGCGAAAMFGPGSASVTTNYAWGQTTDTAHILWTNQYYAGGLMDERDGGTGFQTAHYQGLSFSGVVLNGQLHFSPRITAHGTQGWETLDLYTGEILRLDYNQTAPSQGQIYNYESPNQHGGFSYLWRTSGVQLPSQVKIAHAKLMPDGAVIRTAGPETVSSSSIKTGTLWEMLDGYTGKTVCYIANVSSGGIPVYGLDGSILRYNIASVNGAPYLQIWNSSAGTMVACQNGTGYWQWRPAGGDFGASDPYFGTGMFTLSAAMDYNNVHDGSLFFSANVSLPSNVLQGPRNSISNQTGSIVAVRQDDYLLVEANGINNEAGIVPGYIEKISLKPGEIGQVIYRKEFTPPSSAGRETVALSGIYPEDNIVIFAKATTLQWIAYNLDTMTQAWISEPEVQFQYYGTGIQVYNSTMYTSGYGGQITAYNIKTGAVLWKYDATSIGTESAYGGNYPCGIVMVGNNRLYTVTGEHSPTQPLMRGPNLRCIDATTGEEVWKILGFFGGMSPTTSNILMADGILVGLNLFDNQLYAFGRGPSATTVTCSDDVSTLGNTIMLKGTVTDQTATGRRDTNNVLVEPLKGTPAISDESMQAWMEYKFMQQAYPADATGVPVSLDTVDPNGNYVHIGDTTSDATGNYAFAYTPEVPGTYQIIATFGGSNAYGSSYGTTYINVGDAPAATAAPTPAPASMVEQYFVPAVIGIIVAMALIGLVIILVLRKRP is encoded by the coding sequence ATGAAAAAGAACACCACTATATTGTTAGCGTTATTGCTGTTGACATCAATGGCCGCTCCACTAGCAATTAGCTTACCCGCAGCTAGTGCAGCAACAGAAGCATCCAACAGGTCATTTCTCTACGTCGGCGTCTCACCACACACTATTGGTCTCGGACAAGAGACACTCATTGTAGCCTGGACAGCAGACATGCCCACGGACGTTGGCGAAACTGCAGGAACAGTTTCTGCACCTAACGGCCGCGCCGCATGGAACAACCTCATGACCGTCAACATCGTGAAACCTGACGGTACAAACGAAACCAAAACCTTGCCACGCACCGACCCCGTCGGCGCAACCTACATCGGATATACCCCTGATGCAGTCGGCGAATACATGATACAGGTTTACTTCCCAGGCGAATGGAAGAACACAACCGCTGCACACACCTACTGGCAACCCGCATGGAGCCAACCAGTGAACCTCACCGTCCAACAAGAAGCAACACCCAACTGGATAGAAACACCACTCACTACTGACTGGTGGACTCGCCCCTTAAACAGTGCCAACCGAGAATGGTTTGTCTTGGCAGGCAGCTGGCTAGGCAGCGCAGCTAACTATTACCCAGTCGGCACAGGCTGTGGTGCAGCTGCAATGTTCGGTCCAGGCAGCGCATCAGTCACTACCAACTATGCATGGGGTCAAACTACCGACACAGCACACATCCTCTGGACAAACCAGTATTATGCTGGAGGTCTAATGGATGAACGTGATGGCGGCACTGGCTTCCAAACCGCACACTACCAAGGTCTCAGCTTCTCAGGTGTTGTCCTTAACGGTCAACTACACTTCTCGCCACGCATAACAGCACACGGAACACAAGGATGGGAAACATTAGACTTATACACTGGTGAAATCCTAAGACTCGACTATAACCAAACTGCACCTTCACAAGGCCAAATCTATAACTACGAATCACCTAACCAACACGGTGGCTTTAGTTACTTGTGGAGAACTTCTGGCGTACAATTACCAAGCCAAGTAAAGATTGCTCATGCAAAACTTATGCCTGATGGCGCAGTAATAAGAACCGCAGGACCCGAAACAGTAAGCAGCTCCTCAATAAAAACTGGCACCCTTTGGGAAATGCTTGATGGCTACACAGGAAAAACAGTCTGCTACATTGCAAACGTTAGTTCAGGCGGCATACCAGTCTATGGACTCGACGGAAGCATACTAAGATACAACATTGCATCTGTTAACGGTGCACCCTACTTGCAAATCTGGAACTCTTCCGCTGGAACCATGGTTGCATGCCAGAACGGAACTGGCTACTGGCAATGGAGACCAGCAGGCGGAGACTTCGGCGCATCTGACCCATACTTCGGCACAGGCATGTTCACTTTAAGCGCTGCAATGGACTACAACAACGTACATGATGGCAGCCTATTCTTCTCAGCAAACGTTTCACTACCCAGCAACGTCTTACAAGGCCCACGCAACTCAATCTCCAACCAAACAGGCAGCATCGTGGCAGTACGCCAAGATGATTACCTTCTGGTTGAAGCCAACGGCATAAACAACGAAGCAGGCATAGTTCCTGGCTACATAGAAAAAATCAGCCTCAAACCTGGAGAAATCGGTCAAGTAATCTACCGCAAAGAATTCACACCACCATCATCAGCAGGTCGTGAAACTGTCGCTCTATCAGGCATCTACCCTGAAGACAACATTGTAATCTTCGCTAAAGCAACCACACTCCAATGGATCGCCTACAACCTCGACACTATGACCCAAGCATGGATTAGCGAACCAGAAGTTCAATTCCAATACTACGGAACAGGCATACAAGTCTACAACAGCACAATGTACACCTCAGGCTACGGTGGCCAAATCACTGCATACAACATTAAAACCGGCGCAGTACTGTGGAAGTACGATGCAACAAGCATAGGCACAGAATCCGCATACGGCGGTAACTACCCATGTGGCATCGTTATGGTTGGCAACAACAGACTTTACACAGTCACAGGTGAACACTCACCTACACAGCCACTCATGCGAGGACCTAACCTACGCTGCATCGACGCAACCACAGGCGAAGAAGTCTGGAAGATACTCGGATTCTTCGGCGGCATGTCCCCGACGACATCAAACATCCTGATGGCTGATGGCATCCTAGTAGGACTCAACCTCTTCGACAACCAACTCTACGCATTCGGCAGAGGCCCAAGCGCAACCACCGTTACATGCTCAGACGACGTGTCAACCTTAGGCAACACCATAATGCTCAAAGGCACCGTCACTGACCAAACAGCAACAGGCAGACGCGACACCAACAACGTCTTAGTTGAACCACTAAAAGGCACACCAGCAATCTCTGATGAAAGCATGCAAGCATGGATGGAATACAAATTCATGCAGCAAGCATACCCAGCAGATGCAACCGGTGTACCAGTCAGCTTAGACACAGTTGACCCCAACGGCAACTACGTCCACATTGGCGACACAACCAGCGACGCAACAGGCAACTATGCATTCGCATACACTCCAGAAGTTCCAGGCACCTACCAGATCATTGCAACCTTCGGAGGTTCCAATGCATATGGTTCATCCTACGGAACTACCTACATAAATGTAGGCGATGCACCCGCAGCAACAGCAGCACCAACACCAGCACCAGCCTCAATGGTTGAACAATACTTCGTCCCAGCCGTCATCGGCATTATAGTCGCTATGGCACTCATCGGATTAGTAATAATCCTAGTGCTCAGAAAACGACCATAA
- a CDS encoding helix-turn-helix domain-containing protein yields MIKDETLNKKPLSVLERIEDSLEKLNEKVEVMIELQKSVGGETKASPALPDASLDVMTLLSMPDHLRKTAMTICRSGRATAEEISEQTNRARAVESAYLNQLVIMGYLKKERKGRKAYFYVDRDP; encoded by the coding sequence TTGATTAAAGACGAAACGTTGAACAAAAAGCCATTGAGTGTTTTGGAACGCATAGAAGACAGTCTTGAGAAGCTCAATGAGAAAGTTGAAGTCATGATTGAGCTGCAGAAGTCTGTCGGGGGAGAGACCAAAGCTTCACCGGCTTTACCTGATGCATCCCTAGATGTCATGACATTGTTATCCATGCCCGACCATTTGCGTAAAACGGCCATGACAATATGTCGAAGCGGGCGAGCGACAGCTGAAGAGATCTCTGAGCAAACGAATCGTGCCCGCGCAGTGGAGAGCGCTTATCTTAATCAGTTGGTAATTATGGGGTATCTTAAGAAGGAACGTAAGGGCCGCAAGGCATACTTCTACGTGGATAGAGACCCTTAG
- a CDS encoding MinD/ParA family protein, whose protein sequence is MGKIIAVHSYKGGTGKTLLSVNLAATFAKSGKKVCVFDLDFRAPSLFAILKAENTETWFNDYLNNNCEINKVLVDLSDRVGGKNNFYAALANPATEAIRDISSKDRKWEMRALGRILALRETMIKEQKFDYLVFDTSPGLQYSSINAIVAADFVVVATTGDRSDVNGTKRMLAELYNLFEKKTGLVLNKVLDPTAAAKKNEIQNRVKETYQVPLLGIVPCFCEILRAEGNFIFVQDKPDHPLNRILQDMARKIENNEVT, encoded by the coding sequence ATGGGAAAAATTATAGCAGTCCATTCGTATAAAGGCGGAACAGGCAAAACATTACTGTCAGTGAACCTTGCCGCGACGTTTGCTAAAAGCGGTAAAAAAGTCTGCGTTTTTGACTTAGACTTTCGAGCCCCAAGCCTCTTTGCAATACTAAAAGCTGAGAACACCGAAACCTGGTTTAACGACTATCTCAACAACAACTGTGAAATTAACAAAGTCCTCGTTGACCTTAGCGACAGAGTAGGCGGAAAGAACAACTTTTACGCTGCACTTGCTAATCCAGCCACCGAAGCTATCCGTGATATATCCAGCAAAGATCGCAAATGGGAAATGCGTGCTTTGGGCCGAATCTTGGCTCTAAGAGAAACGATGATTAAAGAACAAAAATTTGACTACCTGGTCTTTGACACAAGCCCAGGACTCCAGTATTCATCCATTAACGCCATTGTGGCTGCGGATTTTGTTGTGGTTGCAACAACCGGGGACCGTTCTGACGTGAATGGCACTAAACGAATGCTTGCTGAACTCTACAACCTCTTTGAGAAAAAGACGGGGTTAGTGTTAAACAAAGTCTTAGACCCCACGGCAGCGGCTAAGAAAAACGAAATCCAAAACCGAGTTAAAGAAACCTATCAGGTGCCTTTACTGGGCATTGTGCCATGCTTCTGTGAAATCTTGAGAGCGGAAGGCAACTTTATCTTTGTACAAGATAAACCAGACCACCCGCTAAACAGGATACTTCAAGATATGGCAAGAAAAATAGAGAACAACGAAGTCACCTAA
- a CDS encoding PAS domain S-box protein, which produces MAVLNSDIADHKKAELPIADSGEDFKSYVEYSPVAVFVANLDGKFEYVNKAASHLIGYSREEILDLKIYQMVFEEDIPEAFKKLAEVKAKGQILDEFIFKSKDGQPVNIRVNGFRMPDGKLVAFCENVTERKKTEVALRMSEAKLRSIVENSTDQIFMIDENSRYLFVNKSLADSIGKRPEDIIGKSISEVYPPETAAQFKGNTKNVFATGKSLLVDEKMVVNNQELDISTVLNPVLDAQRNVIAVTGIVRDVTERKKIEKELHESEERFRIIFEGATDGILVADIKTQRFVLANPKMCQMAGYPLEDLLKLSVPDIHPKEFLSTVDGEFEKMATGAKVTAQDVPLLRSDKQILDCEVSSAILEIWNHQCLVGFFRDVTERKKAEKKLADSYLALEKQLHEINMLQKELENSNKLLGQSNVDLENYTYVVSHDLKAPLRAIRSFSTFILEDYKEKLDDTGKDYFQRIIDASTRMDALIENLLLLSRVGRKFMEVETVDLNQLLEEIVADLEPTLKQNNGTIVFHDLPKVTIPRTWMKQLFMNLIDNGLKFNKSKVPKVEVTCEDRDTEFLFKVSDNGIGIEEKYFDRLFTLFERLHTQEEYPGTGAGLAICKKIVQQFGGRIWVESQVGKGTTFFFTLLKNKNPPSGGN; this is translated from the coding sequence GTGGCCGTCTTAAATAGCGACATCGCCGATCACAAAAAAGCAGAGTTACCGATAGCTGATTCTGGAGAGGATTTTAAGTCTTATGTTGAGTATTCTCCTGTTGCAGTTTTTGTGGCCAATCTCGATGGAAAATTTGAGTATGTAAATAAAGCTGCTTCCCACCTCATCGGTTATTCAAGAGAAGAAATATTAGATCTAAAAATTTATCAAATGGTCTTCGAAGAAGATATTCCAGAAGCCTTCAAAAAATTAGCTGAAGTTAAAGCAAAAGGTCAAATTTTGGACGAATTTATTTTTAAGTCTAAAGACGGCCAGCCAGTGAATATACGGGTGAACGGATTCAGGATGCCCGATGGAAAACTTGTTGCTTTCTGCGAAAACGTAACAGAACGGAAAAAAACTGAAGTTGCGCTAAGGATGTCAGAAGCAAAATTGCGGAGTATTGTTGAAAATTCAACTGACCAGATATTCATGATAGACGAAAATAGCAGATATTTATTTGTAAACAAGAGCTTGGCAGATAGTATAGGAAAGCGTCCTGAAGATATTATTGGCAAGTCAATATCTGAAGTGTATCCTCCGGAAACTGCCGCCCAATTCAAAGGTAACACAAAAAATGTTTTTGCTACTGGCAAAAGCCTACTTGTTGACGAAAAGATGGTCGTTAACAATCAAGAATTGGATATCAGTACCGTCTTGAATCCTGTCTTAGATGCTCAAAGAAATGTGATAGCCGTCACCGGGATTGTTAGAGACGTAACTGAACGCAAAAAAATAGAAAAAGAGCTGCATGAGAGCGAAGAAAGATTTAGAATAATCTTTGAGGGCGCAACCGACGGCATTCTTGTTGCTGACATTAAAACACAGCGATTTGTTCTTGCAAATCCCAAAATGTGTCAAATGGCGGGGTACCCACTTGAAGATTTGTTGAAGCTGAGTGTACCTGACATACATCCCAAAGAATTTCTGTCTACTGTAGACGGTGAGTTTGAAAAAATGGCGACGGGTGCGAAAGTGACTGCCCAAGACGTTCCTCTTCTTAGATCGGATAAACAAATACTCGATTGTGAAGTTAGTTCAGCAATCTTAGAAATCTGGAACCATCAATGTTTGGTAGGATTCTTCAGGGATGTTACGGAACGAAAGAAAGCGGAAAAAAAATTGGCGGATTCTTACCTTGCGCTTGAGAAACAGTTGCACGAGATCAATATGCTTCAAAAAGAACTGGAAAACTCCAATAAACTCCTTGGACAATCAAACGTTGACTTGGAAAACTACACCTATGTAGTTTCCCACGATTTGAAAGCACCTCTACGTGCCATCCGGTCCTTTAGCACATTCATTCTTGAAGACTATAAAGAAAAACTCGATGATACAGGGAAAGATTACTTCCAAAGAATCATCGACGCATCAACGCGCATGGACGCACTGATCGAAAACTTGCTTCTTCTCTCAAGAGTCGGACGCAAATTCATGGAGGTCGAGACAGTTGACCTAAACCAACTTTTAGAAGAGATTGTGGCCGACCTTGAACCAACACTTAAGCAAAACAATGGAACAATTGTTTTCCACGATCTTCCAAAAGTCACTATTCCGAGAACTTGGATGAAACAGCTTTTCATGAACCTGATAGATAACGGGCTTAAATTCAATAAATCAAAGGTGCCCAAAGTCGAAGTAACCTGTGAAGATCGAGATACAGAATTTCTGTTTAAGGTATCTGACAATGGCATAGGTATCGAAGAAAAGTATTTTGACCGTTTGTTCACTCTTTTCGAAAGGTTGCATACCCAAG
- a CDS encoding NTP transferase domain-containing protein, translating to MDKSAIILAGNSSKGFNGDVDGNPLIKLVVDAVKDLVDEIIVVTTSEEHSTAYAGLLPAKVKFAVDASNSGSPLVGAVTGLQVASGEYALLLPENSPFLSREVLSLLLELCGGKSAVVVRRTSSEIEALHAVYNVKQALIAAKEAVDEGEVDVEVIVEKLRGVRYVSTLVIEQIDPDLRTFFRVNSPLDLKKAASMTKPKPTKKKK from the coding sequence TTGGATAAGTCAGCAATTATTTTAGCCGGCAATTCATCCAAGGGTTTCAACGGCGATGTTGATGGAAACCCCCTCATAAAACTCGTTGTAGATGCAGTTAAAGACTTAGTAGATGAAATCATTGTGGTGACCACTTCGGAGGAACACTCAACCGCATATGCAGGGCTGCTACCGGCTAAAGTAAAATTCGCAGTTGATGCGTCCAATTCAGGCAGCCCCCTAGTTGGCGCCGTCACTGGACTCCAAGTTGCCAGCGGAGAATATGCATTGCTCTTACCCGAAAACAGCCCATTTCTATCTCGTGAAGTTCTCTCTTTGCTTTTAGAATTGTGTGGTGGCAAATCAGCGGTTGTTGTAAGACGCACCAGCAGCGAAATTGAAGCGCTACATGCCGTGTATAATGTGAAGCAAGCCCTAATTGCAGCTAAGGAGGCTGTTGATGAGGGCGAGGTTGATGTAGAAGTAATTGTTGAGAAGCTTCGTGGAGTGCGCTATGTGTCTACGCTTGTTATTGAGCAGATAGACCCAGATTTGCGCACGTTTTTTAGAGTAAATTCGCCGCTGGACCTCAAAAAAGCTGCGTCCATGACAAAACCTAAGCCCACGAAAAAAAAGAAGTAA
- a CDS encoding DUF4332 domain-containing protein, with protein sequence MSSNEKKVETKVLFPSKIDSATLITNIQRDLIRVHDYAMAQDTSTTFVLADFTMQLKAVVTQEGEKTLFALPTKDKELDPNLMSTVNITLRPIPLEIKPSSSRKPVEAIEGIGTVIGERLRGVGIETVADLAIASKEDLVKVGVTPKKAVEFISMAKLMTKSNVAGVEGVDEQVAELLVASKIDSKEKLAELSPEGLVNVINETINSGKVKVPKSFKLTVDDTTRMVTSAKTILSRIRA encoded by the coding sequence ATGTCAAGTAACGAGAAAAAAGTTGAAACTAAGGTATTGTTTCCTTCCAAAATAGACTCCGCGACTCTAATAACTAATATCCAGAGAGATTTGATTCGCGTTCACGATTATGCCATGGCTCAAGACACTTCAACAACCTTTGTGCTCGCCGACTTCACAATGCAGCTAAAGGCGGTTGTAACCCAAGAGGGCGAAAAAACATTATTCGCACTACCCACAAAGGACAAAGAACTTGACCCCAACCTGATGAGCACGGTAAACATAACGCTTCGACCCATACCGCTAGAAATTAAACCATCCAGTAGCAGAAAACCAGTTGAAGCAATCGAAGGCATAGGAACCGTTATTGGTGAAAGGTTACGCGGTGTCGGAATTGAAACAGTTGCTGATTTGGCAATTGCATCTAAAGAAGACTTGGTCAAAGTAGGTGTAACTCCCAAGAAAGCAGTTGAATTCATAAGCATGGCAAAATTGATGACCAAAAGCAACGTAGCAGGCGTTGAAGGGGTTGACGAACAAGTCGCGGAGTTGCTTGTCGCCAGCAAAATTGATTCAAAAGAGAAACTTGCTGAGCTATCCCCCGAAGGACTAGTAAATGTGATAAATGAAACGATAAATTCGGGAAAAGTAAAAGTGCCCAAATCCTTCAAACTAACCGTTGACGACACTACCCGGATGGTTACCTCAGCTAAAACAATCCTGAGCAGAATACGCGCATAA
- the galT gene encoding galactose-1-phosphate uridylyltransferase has translation MPYNELRKDYLLNRWVVIATERGRRPTDFKPKPSAASNAVCPLCVGNEHMTPPAVLLYLKDNDGIKKSHDPPEGTRPQNWLLRVIPNLFPAFTPPKQPQDAEHMAKNDCLWDAIGHHEVIIESPIHNDGPAEASLSQLELVINAYLDRFHALAAEPYVRYISIFRNFGIEAGASLSHPHSQIIATPMVPTILQAEYDASRTYHQEHGSCMFCDIIKRERNGPRWITETTDFVVFAPYASIGPMEFWILPKKHAANIAELSPAEIAAFAETLKDSLKALKEVVSDPPYNYGIHLSLDSQDKDSYHWHLEVYPKLATWAGFEKSTGVYINTVTPEAAAESLKKAIST, from the coding sequence ATGCCTTATAACGAATTACGAAAAGATTACTTGCTAAATCGCTGGGTCGTAATTGCCACAGAACGCGGTCGCCGACCAACCGATTTTAAACCCAAACCCAGCGCAGCCTCAAATGCTGTTTGCCCGCTTTGCGTAGGCAATGAACATATGACGCCGCCTGCCGTACTGCTCTACCTCAAAGATAACGATGGCATCAAAAAAAGCCACGACCCCCCTGAAGGCACGCGCCCCCAGAATTGGCTCCTCCGCGTCATACCCAATCTGTTCCCCGCTTTCACACCGCCTAAACAGCCCCAAGACGCCGAGCACATGGCCAAGAATGATTGCCTTTGGGACGCAATTGGGCACCATGAAGTCATCATTGAATCACCCATCCATAACGATGGACCCGCAGAAGCGTCTCTATCCCAGTTAGAACTCGTCATAAACGCCTATCTTGACCGTTTTCACGCCTTAGCAGCTGAACCCTACGTGAGATACATCTCGATTTTTCGCAATTTCGGCATTGAAGCAGGCGCGTCTCTTTCCCATCCGCATAGCCAAATCATCGCCACCCCGATGGTTCCCACGATTTTGCAGGCTGAATACGATGCAAGCAGAACTTACCATCAAGAGCACGGCAGCTGCATGTTCTGTGACATCATCAAACGAGAACGTAACGGTCCCCGTTGGATTACTGAAACCACAGATTTCGTGGTCTTTGCCCCCTACGCCAGCATTGGACCAATGGAATTTTGGATATTGCCTAAAAAACACGCAGCAAACATCGCTGAATTAAGCCCCGCAGAGATAGCTGCGTTTGCAGAGACCCTAAAAGATAGTCTTAAGGCTCTAAAAGAGGTAGTTTCAGATCCGCCCTACAACTATGGTATCCACCTCTCCCTTGATTCGCAGGATAAGGATAGTTATCATTGGCATCTGGAGGTTTACCCCAAGTTGGCGACTTGGGCAGGGTTTGAGAAGAGCACAGGTGTCTACATTAACACGGTGACGCCTGAAGCCGCTGCTGAAAGCCTAAAAAAAGCCATTAGCACCTGA